Genomic segment of Apostichopus japonicus isolate 1M-3 chromosome 8, ASM3797524v1, whole genome shotgun sequence:
GTAAATTTATTGCAAAGCGAAGTTCTCGATTGTTACTCATTTGGTCTAAATGTCTTGTACTGTGGCCCATTACAACAGATAACTAACCATATTATGCATTAACTGTAAAATCTAATTGTAGATTGATGTGATCAGTTTTTGATCTTCTTAAACGGTACAAAAGtgatatatatttgtaagttcCACCATAGATTCCCCCCTCTAGCTGTTCTTTCATcttcttacatatatatttgcatattgcaCTTTGAAGTATTAAAATTGTCTAAGAACTTACCACATGACACATTCCTTCTAATGTTTTAAAACTTACAATACTTAATTAGCAACTTATGACATATGAGTTTGAGGACAATGTAGAGCAAGGCTTTTCTCAAATAATTTCTACAATGGCCAAAGAGAAAACATCACATTAATTGGTGCTGTACAGTACCTACTGTAGCATTAAAGCATTGTTCAGGGTAGGCAGGTACAGTACTCAAGCCTATAAGGCCTTTCATATGAGCCTGCATGGCAAACTGGCTCAAGTTTGTGGATTGATGTctgattaatttatttatttatttatttgtttatttatttatttatttacattttacgTGGTTTGGCTTCAGATAGATTGCTTCCTACTTTAGTCTTATTTTGAGTTAGGTTGTTTTGTTAGAAGTTCTCTTTAATTCTTTCAACCAAATGAAAACAGTTGCTCTGAAAGGATAATGAGTTTACTCCCTATGATTATTATAACAGGATGTGCTGATTGATTGGAGTGACCAGCTGGCATTGGATATCATCCTGACTACAGGAGGCACTGGGTTTGCAAGACGAGATATCACACCAGAGGTGAGTGGAGCTACATCATCGTAGTCACAGCAATGGCAGCTGTGGAGAAAATACCTAGACGTTATCGCATGGCCTCTCTCAGACTGAACGAATATGACGTCATTTAACAGTCATTTAACAGACCCAATGATGTTGAAGCTTTACTTAACATTTGAGTTGTCACAAAATTCAGTGGTGCCATATTGGATGCTATTTAGGTACTATTCCACCAAATCAGGGACCAACGAATGAAATCAACTATTTATAGTTCATTTGAAAGAAGCAAACATTTTCCTCATActgatttaacatttaatcaCTTGCTACTTTGGAGAGAATTCTTAAATCTGTACATTGTTTTAACCGTATGGACATATTTTAATTATAGCCAATTCTCTTCACTTTACGTATTTAAGAGAGATGGCTAAAGTATGTGTGTTATTTGTACAAACTTGTACTTGGTTTTTAAgcatttttgatattattatcactCTTGACACCTGTActgtttgtaacattttagttttttattttctctcataCAAGGCAACAAAGGCTGTCATAGACAAGGAAGCTAATGGATTATCGACTGCCATGCTGACAGGATCCTTACAAATAACACCCTTGGCTATGCTTGGCAGGTGAGTGCTAGAGTTTATAATCTGTGTGATCATTACCATCAACAGATAGAGGCAACATAAAGGcatcttcttcatttttgtaaaaaaaaaaaaaaaaaaaaaacaatcatgttTCCAAAGTTTCTGACCAGTATTCACTACCCACTATCTCCCTATATGCATGAACACACACACGAAcgcacatactgtacatgtttgtattacattcagaccgaggaccccattgtattttccacttttcaaatccacgtacccttaccttaacaataccccatacaatagaatccttccgaggacgtggtgattctctAGAAATCACAACTGAGGACCTGAAagtcttttgttcaagtcctcggtcagaatacaaaacaagtgcacacacacccacacagcAGTGTGGTACTGTACGTATGCACCAGGTATTGGTACTGTATGTTCTGCATATGTAAACGAATACTCAACTTCATTGAAACTAGTAGTAAAGCATTTTGGATTATCATCTTACGATAAATGTGTAAATACACATTAGTCGTTGACATATTCCTTAACACATACTCTAgcaattttaaaatataaaaagtagGATATATCTCTTGCCAGACTTATGCTCCAAGTGTCATGATGAATTTCAGAATTATTCAATGTTTGTAATTTACTCATTCCAAACTCGATCAATTTCTAGGTGGATTGCAgcaatttcatatttcactaTTTAAATGATGCGAATTCCTATCAGACATAAAAAAGTAGTTTAAAATTTTCGTGATTGTGATGGAGCAAGGTTTGAATATGCAAttcaaatatgtttatattttcatgaaCATCTCCCCTTCAAGACTATGGGAGGCTGTAATCTTGAGTTGAAAACAATCAGCTtagatttattttgtttctcctCTCATGTTGCAGACCTGCTTGCGGTATTCGTAAAGAGACATTAATTATCAACCTTCCAGGAAGTAAGAAAGGATCGCAGGTTCGTGGAAACCCCTCCCCGGTGTTTCTTCCCAGTCATGTCGCGATTACAAACTAGCAATGGTATTCCAATGCTTATACACGGCATAGTTAATCATGCAAAACAAAGTCGCCCTTAGCTTTACCCCCTTGGCTCAGACTGGAAATCAGGATTTGACAAGGTGACTAGTAATATTATGTTAAATGCGGCTTGGGAAACAACTTATTCCTTTCTGCAGAGTTGGTTGCAGAAAACTGTGGTAAAGTGATACCCCTTAATATATTAACTACAAAATCTGTGTGTAGTTCGTCGCAAAATCATTGAATTTTAAATGGTTGATATTGTCGGTGTTCAAGATATTATAAGAGGCTATGTGGGAAGTTCTCAAGATGCGTCAACAACAGTATTTCATAAAATTAAATGAGTTTTTGATTTTGCAGTTAGGTGGAACACTGCATTATGAATGAGGTAACCATGACAGTAATATCTTTGATTGTGCATATATAGTATTTCCATTTGTAGGTGTGTCATATCAAATACAGACCCTGGACAATGTTCATCTCTGTATGATTGTCCAGGAGATATCAACCTCCATCCACCTATATCCTGTCTGTAGGTCTGCTAGAACTATATGCAAAGCACACACAAATTTCTAGTAGAACAGAGagaaatcacaaaataaaagaagaatttcttttttaaatgcTATGCAAACATACACGAACAAACTTCATATTGCTGTGCTCATATTTTTGTGCAGTTGTACAAGATTTTACAATACCTGTTTTTGTTGAACAGGAAAATTTCCTGATTGTTAAACCGTGGTTGAAGCACGCTGTCAATCATCTACGAGAGAACAAGACTGCCGTGAACGCTGTACACTCCAAGATGCAAGACAAAGAATCAACACCAGCTCACACACACGACCACGTGAGTAAATAAATTGCGAGTCGAAGAATCTCAAATATGAGAGAAAGATATTAGAAAAGAAGAGCAAGAAACTGATAGAGATTTACTAAGAACTAGTAGAAATGGAGAGAAGTAAAGTTTGGTTATTCTGTGGTTAGGGTGGTTATTGGTTGAtgcaacttttctttctttcaaagtaTCTCCAAATGATGAGACCTGAAATTTTAGAGGTAGAGAAGTATTGTCATTTACACATTAATGGTATTTGTATAATGTTATAGTACAGTAACACTCTTGTTAACATAATTCTGCCTGAAGCATGAAATATTATTACCTTAAAATAGAtgatttgcaaaaaaaatatataaatacaaaaattgaaatCATATAATTCCATGAGAAAAGTGTGTTAATTACTATTTTGTGGAGTTTCCTTAAACGACAAGAAACTTGCAGTGACCCACAAACTAtaagaatattttgttttgatgctTCCAGTGTGCTAcataataagaaataaaatctctcattattaatatcaacattttatgaTGAGTGAATAGGAAATATGGATTTTTAAACTAACCTTATGATGTCGTTATTTGGTGCGGATATCAAACACGTGTCGACATGCTCTTTAGTGACCTACCaaagttttaaatttaagtGAGTACAAACTTAATTGCATTTTTTAAAGCTGACATCTTCCTTCTTTGGTTTTTGTTAGTAATTCATATACTTACCCAAGATATACCATTTATTGTCTGTGTTGTCTTTTTTGTATATTGCCTTTGCCAGGTCTGCACCGCAAATGAAGCAGTTTCAACTTTCACTGGTATGCCGAATTTGTTTTAATCATTGGCGAATGTTGTTTGTCAATCATATTACAGTATTATTATCTATTCATTAATCAACATAAATTATCAGACATGAGCTTTTttcgcgaattcgcggaatatccgtgatttcttttctaccttgggGACAAAagctattatcctaacacactgtagcatatgcaaactggagcctataacgcaatttttgcaaagttccatgaTTTATTTTACCCTAGGCTCATCCCTGAACATATGTGGTTCCTTTTAGGTTGACTGCATTTTCAATAGCTTTAACTGTCGTGAAATGTGATATTTCATTAAACGCCCACTTTCCATCTCTTTTGGTCCTCATCACTTCCAGTAGCTAAGCTCTACATGTACTTTCGGTTTGCAGTAactattcattaaaaaaaaaaaaccttttcctttcaaatgttGTTGCTATCTTTgcaaaaatacacaaaacatgTAGGGATAGATGAGTTGCTGCTTCTGAAACTGTTTTCAGCTCCTAAAGGGATTTACAGAGAGGGGTCTTTGCTCAATTTTATTCCATTCATTTTTATCGCCGTTCAGATTTTTGAAATGGACTGTTTTCTTTCCTTGTAGCAGATGATTGTAAAGCATTATGTTTTCATCATCAAGAGGCAattatcatttctttaaatatcaGTTATTACAGTAGGTTattagattgtttttttttcatgtagaTGAACTTTCGTACAGATGCGTTCGTCAagaatacgttttttttttgtactccGTCTGACGAAACACTTTTATTGAAGAAAGGGCTTTGTTAATTTGacatttctgtttgtttttttctaaacCTTCCTCAGATATAGGCAAGGTTGCACGAAGACCCAGGAAGTCTCAGTACCCTCTTATAAACTTTGATGAAGCAGTCCGAACAGTAATGGAACATTCCAAGTGCCTTCCAGTTGAGACCATTCCTATCGAAGGTAGTCTGTTTCTTATATATTACTCGTCAAGCTCTTTTgagattattgttttatttcatttagtttttagctcataccagcatgctggtgtgagctattgttacaatgcggcgtctatcactctatcactctatcactctatcattctatcactctatcactctatccgtcaacaattggtaaaaccgctcccactcgcacagtgtttgatggaatttcatgaaacttggacacaaggaccattaggTATAGGTCCATCAGAGAtgatccaaaatttggggtcaaaggtcacctgtgggccgtaatgggccattttgtggaaatacgcaaaatgcttcttctcctacagattccatggtacaatgttgagggtttgtcacgatagtactatggtagttttaccttcagggtgttcatgaatttgagatcaaagatcaactaggggtcttttgtggcccgggccgcggccctatattttcaaagctcctgttcgtacagtgtatggccaattataatgtaacttggtcacaatgttcctcgggatgagagttacgaggggtgttcggaaaattgaggtcaaaggtcatttagggggtcatcgggggtcattctttgtaatattttcaaatatctcaatcttctcaagattttgatggatcatattcaaagttgaactgatgattgttggattgtgtatgaataaggtgatgcctaaaaaattttggtcaaaagttaattaattacaattaatccccattgtttaaaaaaatctgagccttcactttttgccaaagctcctttaatttgtctcccagtgtctgcagtgtttgtttacatttgtggttaagctctgcagaggctgttagtggaattaaagcaggactgggagttgttattaactgttgaactgtaagcatgagagccctatagccaatcagcacttgccaattcttagaagtctttgagcctgaggtatgtaggcagcttgtgaagttatgccttgtagggagtgcttgttatgtctgctgaggtagaggggagaaagtttaatagggtaggtcagtggtatcgtttaagagagtgggtaaaataggatttaaaggggaaaataggaattatagccagtggtgtggccaggattctgctaatggagggggggggggtatccctcacgggcccaaaattggttttgtgggccctacatttttaagctcgaaaaggtatgagcttctgcaccattggtgctctagttattCACCTTCAGtaccaatttttaatttttacactTGATTTGGTTTAAGTTTGGAACAATCTAATGTGCCAAAAGCTAAAGAAAAGAACTCACATCTTCACATTATGTATGATATACTGGAATTTGTCATCAAAGTAGCATTTTTGTGCCATATTCAGTCGACTTTCTGGGTGGTGGACATATATAAattacagggaataatttagtgttcaaatttttgtaGCAGTTTTTCTGAGGGCTCTGAAATTTGTCTCAATTTGTCTCCTATAAAATACTATTGTttctttgtaaaaaaataactacaatacatCTTAGGGCTTGTATAGGATTTTGTCACGCCATACCGCTGGATAAATTTTCCCCCTGAAgtatacatgtgtgtatttCAGTGGCATGAACGTGGAAGATAGCAAGCATGTTGTAATGTAGTAAAGATGAAGTAGTATACCGCCACCTTTCTGTTATTAACACTATATACAGTATCAATGATCACAGACAGATTTGATGAttataatatacagtagtacGTACAGAAGAGCATCATAACACACATCTCTTGTTTGCTCTCAGCCTCTTTGTTCATTCTTTATTCACACCCTTACCTAACCCCTACCCTTACCTATATCACACATGTGTGAAAAATTACAAACTCAAATCAATAGTCAAACCTACTGTAGGCCTCCCACTCTATAAAAAAGGTATATGCAATACCCTATTCTGTTGGACTATGGGCACCAATGTTGTGATGAGGGGTCTGAGAGTTGTAGAGAGGAAGATATCATGTCCACTGTAGGCATCTATGCACCCTTATATGACAGTTCCTCAATTTTTCTCCAACTCAACAGACTCTCTCGGACGAATTCTGTCGGAAGATATCACAGCTAAAGTTTCCATCCCGCCGTTTAGAGCATCCATTAAAGATGGTTATGCAGTCCTCTGTGAGTACACTTTtgtcaaagaaaacatttgaactaaaagatttgttgttgttgttgttgttgttcttgtgtcTTTATGTGTCATGCATCTATTGTATCTAATGTAGTATGTTACTAAAGACAGCCCACACCAATTGTAAACGTGAGTTTGTTGTTTCCAATTGAAAACCATGCAAGTTCTGCATATGTAAATTAGGGATACTCCATTCTGTATATATAAGAAATTGCAAGGTGAACAAACTTGTCAAGCATTCTTCCTTATCTCCAAACCTTCCACAAGTTGCATGCGGGTAAAGTTAGAAGGTCAATGTGTATTGTGGCTATCATTGATGTATGCTGTTGCCCAATGCCCATGCAGACTTCTATAACCAATCAGCCAATCAGCATAATGTATATGTAcgtatatttgaatattcattatttaccAGATTGAAATGTTCAATCTACAATGAGAATTCTAGAAATAAGAACAAATTATGTCAACGTAACTGTTTGGAGTAGTTCTGAGTTGTGTCTTTTGTTAGACATGAAAAATacctgtttttgtttgtttgttttgttgaaaCCTATTGTTTTCTATAGTAGAAAAGAAGTTTAATCacttttgtacaaaaataaatttgcaaaggACACACATGAACAGTTAGGTATAAACAATTTTTGGTTTGGCTAGgcttgaaaagaaaatgaacttTTCATTCTTAACACTTATAGCATGCATTTGGAGACCTATAATGAAATTCAGCACAAGTACCAACTAAAACCACAGACGGAAAATTGATTGCTCAGTGAATAAAAGCTCAAACTGTAAACGTTAATAGATATTTATTGTAtgagaaaatgtaaaataataattgcaTTTTTCTCCCTTCATCTCTGAAAAATCTTGCAAAGGCAGATATCTCTCTTTGCATTAAACTTGAAGAAGTGGCTACTATTAGGTGTGGATTGTATATTTAGAAGTCATTCCAAACCAGACCACCAAATTTTAGcataataaatatgtattattaaAATCCTTCAAAACATTGGCAATATCCACAAGGGTCTTATACCATGTTTCCCCACTGTATGTTTCTTTTAGCCAATAAAATCTTTTTGCCTAGGTCCAAAGCTGTTTATATGCCCACCTGTTTTTAGAATTGACATCCATTTTTGTCCAATATTGCTTTCCACATAGTATATAGAATGAAGATTCCAAATTGTCAGGGAGGTCTGAATATCATGAACTTCTCTGTTTTGCAACTGTATCTTCTTCCCAATAGATACAGCCTTATCTCTCCCTGGAATAGTTTTgagtgaatgtgtgtgtgtgtgtgatgtctGTATTTGCTTAGTTCAATTTATAATGTATTAGCCTAATGTGAGACCAGTGTCGCCAACAACATGCTCCACAATAATTAACACTAAAATTAGTGTAACTCTCCAATGTAACCCTGCAACGTTGTAGGGTTTACATTGGAGAGTTTATttcgtttattttatttgtttttttcacaacatatatacaacaaatgtaGCGAATACAGAGAGTTATGGAATGAGAAAGGAAGTGTATCAggaaacccttttgggcttatCTAGTGTTACACTCCCTGTACATAGAGTACACaaataacttacaaaaaaaaaagaattaagaaaaagaactaagaaaaagagaagaaaaaaaagaaaggaagaaaaagaaaagaaagaaagaggaacCTCAATCTCAGTATAAGTTGAAGTAAAATCTCATTAATTGGAAAGTGGAGATGCAAACAAGTGTTTCAAGTCATACGGAAACGGTAACCCCTCTTATGAGAGCCTTGGGTATTTGCAATGGATAAGATCGCGATTATCTCCATACATGTATTCATGACAGTTCACTGCACAGTGTAGTCGTAAACTCTTTGCTGACAATTAATTGTGCCACAGCATCGGATGGTCCTGGCCCCCGTCGTGTTGTCAGTAGCAGCACTGCTGGTCAATCCCAGCCAGCCCCGGTCCGGTCTGGGTCTGTGGTCCGAATCACAACTGGTGCCATGGTCCCTACAGGAGCAGATGCCGTAGTGCAAGTAGAGGACACAGAGCTGTTAGCTGCAACTGAGGAAGTAGGTACATCGTGCATATTTTTGTAATGATCGTCTttgccataggcgtaggaggcgaggGTGGGGGGCTggggaggctgcagccccccaaccaaatattttggagaaattcgggcaatatgctgagaatttttcgggcacatACTGAAAGACaatatattttgcaatgtgtttttcaatggttaaactgatattattatcattattattgtaacgacttccccaataattctaaccaatatggaagggtaatattgcggaaaatgattgtatgttattggcatgcgatgtaataaccgatgcatgcctatatgatatgcaaaatAACACGTCGAATGCGTGCGGAGGGCGCGGaaaatttttgttatatttttcgggcaagtcattacagccccccaaatcaaattgggctcctacccCTATGGTCTTTGCATACTACTATTTTTTCACTCTTAGCACTATTTTTGACTCGGTTCTTGTATTGTTGCCTTAGTATACATATCATTATACACAGGGAATAAATCATCTGGTATGTAGCATATCAAATTGGTATACAGTTAAGTGGAAAGATGTAGCAGAGTTCTTTTGTACAACAGAACGATAATATAGTACGCTATAAAGGTTAATGTTTACAGGCTTCAAAACtgtttcacaaaatttgaacattaaatgCATCTGTCGTGTCGTACGAGAATTCTCTTATGCAATGGTGATCATGATTTTTAttcatcttttttcttttcatctggTATGTAGCATAGCAAATTGGTATACAATTAAGTGGAAAGATGTAGCAGAGTTTTTTTGTGtacaacaaaacaataatatagTATTCTATAAAGGTTAATGTTTACAGGCTTCAAAACtgtttcacaaaatttgaacactaaatgaATCTGTCGTCATACGAGCATTCTCTTATGCAATGGGGATCGTGATTTTTATTCATCGTTTTTCTTTTGATACACCCTCACAGTGAAAAAGCAGACAGATGTACTTGTAGTCATGGCAACTGGCTGGTCTTTGATTTTTAGTGTCTAATAACACACTTGAGCATGagttatattttttatacacATAAAGTAGTCCTGCAAAGGAAGAAACTAACAAACTGACTCCACACAACAAAGGTCCCATTCCAAACTTGAGCTTATCTGTTCAACcaaattctgtgtttttttttttaaagggagCAGAAGAATTGGAAGTCAAGATCCTGACCTCTGCCAAAGCTGGTCAAGATATCAGGTAGGTAGCCCACCCAATTTGATGTGTTCTCTTTTTGAATTTGTGGTTAGTTTGTAGATGGAATTGTAACGAAGCAGTTGTCATTACATCAGACAAGAACAAAATTTCTGGCGTGTATAAATCGTTTCCAAAGCAGGAGTATTGTCTCCACTTAAATGCTTGAAATAACTTTGAACTTAGGACTAGCTTAAACTATGATTCTCTTTATATTCAATGGATTAAGCTGCATTTACAGTACACAGTAGTGTGGTAGTATTTTGTAAACCCACATTTTGGAGAGGGAATAGAAACTGTGAaactgatattttgtttttgccCCCATGCTTACAGACCAGCAGGCTCAGATGTTATGAAAGGTGACACAATTCTGAAGAAAGGAACAAGATTGGGTCCATCTGAGATTGGCCTTTTAGCCTCTGTCGGTGTCACACAGATCAACGTTTACAGAGTACCAACGGTCGCTGTGCTCTCCACCGGTAACGAGGTAAGtgttcatgtacagtacagtcgaATCAGACGAAGTTAGTGTTCATGTACAGTCGAATCAGATGAGGTAAGTGTTCATGTACAGTCGAACCAGATGAGGTAAGTGTTCATGTACAGTCGAATCAGAGAGGTAAGTGTTCATGTACAGTCGAATCAGATGAGGTAAGTGTTCATGTACAGTCGAATCAGATGAGGTAAGTGTTCATGTACAGTCGAATCAGACAAGGTTTATAGTGTTCATGTGTACAGTCGAATCAGACGCATGAATGAAAGTCAACAGTTTCAAGAGTTTTCACCGGTTTTCATTAGAGGAGGGATGTTTCATAGCTGACGTGGACCATGGACTGTTGTAAGATCCCAACATCCCAAAAATAGTTTAAATACTTAATATAAGGTTTTAGCTCTTCATGGACTTTGTTATGAATCATTTTGTTGTATAAAACTATTTCATGTCGTAAGTGCTATCATTTTAGAAAGACGTTGCATGTAATCTGCTTGTTAGTCAGGATGCTAACATTTTGCTCGTTTCTTGGTCCTCCCTCCAGTTGAGTGACCCCCACGGCACCCTCGAAGAAGGCCACATCTTTGACAGCAATCGGACAATGTTGATGATGGCACTTAAAGAACACCGTATCCCATTTGTCGATATGGGTATAGCAATAGACAAGTAAGACTGCAACTTTTGAAATGTCTTCCTCTGAGATTCAGTGTTATCCAGTATTATGGCATCATTTGTTTGGTTCAAACATCTACCATATTaaccagccagttgggacaatttcctaatgctaatacatCTCTCAACTGTACACcaaatatcatgctctcaaagcactggtattgacagtacaaacagttcctaaccttgatctgatggaaacatgatattcatactgcttgtactgacaatacgagtgctctgaagcgggacatggcactacagtatagaaaaagaattgtcccaactgggtgcatTTAACTTTGAGGCTCATGAATGTTTAATACtcaatttataaataaattggtAAAACTGCTAAAGGCATTTTCTTTGTGTGCAAGAATCGTCGTGCAAATCAGTAAATTGATCCTTTTGCATTTTACATTACTGATGCCAAATTCGTTTTTGTTAGGAGGTTGTGCATGTTTGTGACACTATAATGGTCTGTTTGGTAACCTCGGTAACTCCGTTCATTGCAACTAGATTGTACACATGGCTTGCATAAGATGTTCATTGATGCTATGTAAGTTTGTGTATGCTTGCCACTCTATTCACAGAGTTGTCAGTGTGCAGTAACTCGATTCTTTGCACTATACAGGACATAAATAAATGACAGAAATACATTTCACTAGTTGTCTACTACTTTGCATCAAAGTGGTCATTCTTGTAATAcaataatttctttatttttacatGGCCATACAGATCGGGTCAATTAGTCTGTGTATGATTATCAAATGATTGTGATAAGACTTAAAACTGGTCAGGTTGAGTTTTATAATACGCATTGCCTTTTCATTCTCTTGTCTTTTTTACAGTACGGACGACTTGCACAAGAAGTTGAGTGATGCTCTCTCAGAGGCTGATGTCATTGTTACATCAGGAGGAGTGTCAATGGGAGAGAAAGATTTACTCAAATATTGTCTTACTGTGCAACTGAAGGCCAAACTTCATTTTGGGAGGGTCCTTCTGAAGCCAGGGTCAGTCAAAGAGACAACTTTTTTTGAATGACACGATCCTAAAAGAAAATTGCAGATGCGTTTGCTATACTTTTCAttgaatttttcatatttttcatgtattatgctaatgtttatttattgttaaaaacTAGAGATCTTCACTTTTCAGGTAGGCATGATTTTCCTTGCTGCCCTTTCTTAAATCAAACTGTGGCACTTGACATcagataaataaatacaatgaaaCAACTTTGTTTGGGTTCCTGGGTATCATTTTCATCTTCATCTGTGAAAGAGTTGAAAAAACAAATGTTGAattacatttccttttttccagAAAACCAACAACATTTGCAACAATACCATCATCAAATAGAGAAAAATTAGTTTTTGCCTTGCCAGGTATGTCAGCTGTTCTTATTGTAATTATTGAATTATTATATCGAACTTTTCGAGTTTTAGAGGAAATTGAGAtctttttggcaaagaaaatgACTCTGTGCAGAACCTATTTCATAGGTTTTGATTTTTCTTGTCACTTGTCAAAGTTGTCGATGTAATTAAATGTATTGACTtgcaataattataataataataataataataataaaaataataataataataataataataataacaacaacaataacataaaaatgaatTCATTATAAATGCACTTTTAATTTCATCCGATATTCCAATCACCAAACAATTGTCAAAGCTTGAAACATTCCATTGTCTTCAGATTTATTGTTGCACTTTCTCATTTTACAGGTAACCCAGTTTCATCCATGGTGTGCTTTAATCTCTTTGTACTTCCTGCTCTGAGAAAACTGATGGGAGACCCTTCACCATCACCAACCAAAATAAAAGCCAAAGTAAGCAATTCAATCTTGTCAAACATGATTGCATGTGAAAACAATGATCAATCGTTGTCGTAAATATTACTCAACCTCGCTGTTAACATTGCTGATCCTTTCCCGAATTGTCATCGGCCTGATgt
This window contains:
- the LOC139970856 gene encoding gephyrin-like, whose translation is MGESCRVVIHEFRMTSTTMDGRNDEEIRFGILTVSDRCAQGLSEDTSGPNLKALVEDGECPSSSVEVMKIVPDEKDQIQDVLIDWSDQLALDIILTTGGTGFARRDITPEATKAVIDKEANGLSTAMLTGSLQITPLAMLGRPACGIRKETLIINLPGSKKGSQENFLIVKPWLKHAVNHLRENKTAVNAVHSKMQDKESTPAHTHDHVCTANEAVSTFTDIGKVARRPRKSQYPLINFDEAVRTVMEHSKCLPVETIPIEDSLGRILSEDITAKVSIPPFRASIKDGYAVLSSDGPGPRRVVSSSTAGQSQPAPVRSGSVVRITTGAMVPTGADAVVQVEDTELLAATEEGAEELEVKILTSAKAGQDIRPAGSDVMKGDTILKKGTRLGPSEIGLLASVGVTQINVYRVPTVAVLSTGNELSDPHGTLEEGHIFDSNRTMLMMALKEHRIPFVDMGIAIDNTDDLHKKLSDALSEADVIVTSGGVSMGEKDLLKYCLTVQLKAKLHFGRVLLKPGKPTTFATIPSSNREKLVFALPGNPVSSMVCFNLFVLPALRKLMGDPSPSPTKIKAKLTADIRLDSRPEFQRVQLVWGDSQIPQALTTGKQISCRLLSMCQANALLQLPPRSEEVSILRTDDVVDAILIGRL